Proteins from a genomic interval of Zingiber officinale cultivar Zhangliang chromosome 1B, Zo_v1.1, whole genome shotgun sequence:
- the LOC121969709 gene encoding uncharacterized protein LOC121969709 — protein MASAIISYLQNLWPLSTFKADDLKLSNRLVHKLSISDKTKQFVFAVREPNSDAVVYILAAQNLSLQSAIDADDLIKEVKPKAVVAQISPLVVADVQEEEKCLKNGQANHVPTSSIGVLKRCFIEKLNKDHYESVAGCQVLQEIFGVGFYGHFLSAKRAAEVIGSHFMLLESPYDNNKDAHTEASLDHNKDGSRSLGLCIQPSNLLPAKVTSTAYANSKRFCLENTIKSQVAKMVTPFPDLAISIGGQPSHNFEEGSENYPPKLDYKVPAFAQSFYPLFADLHDIFIDLPSVGKAMVSVQIMLADINEGRPVDTKTLSNVYSFRIAVEGLRIALNDAARCPMERREKVHPNELDFFDLSLEEKSHVLFAHALRNQARKFGTVVAIVDTRCLAGLRKHWQTPVPPKVVDSTDLSCTDYYGDNLEHEKVIENMKGKGLLADKPVVAVGAGATAVLGASSLSKAVPASTLIKFATYKVPAAFKLGLAQLQRTATMSLSNLVNPFAQGLASAGAKYSAMKLTASASKIRAVTHTMIASAERTSLFAMRTSFYEIMRNRGVRPIGFTPLATFGCSMLACTGLLAYGDGIECAAESLPSVPMIASLGRGLQSLHQASREATQTNGTKIQDALQTLVQNLKKM, from the coding sequence ATGGCATCAGCGATAATCTCTTATTTGCAAAACTTATGGCCATTATCAACATTTAAGGCTGATGATCTGAAACTTTCCAATAGACTAGTTCACAAACTTTCAATCTCAGATAAGACAAAGCAATTTGTTTTTGCTGTGCGTGAACCTAATTCTGATGCTGTAGTATATATATTAGCTGCACAGAACTTGTCACTACAATCTGCCATAGATGCAGATGATCTGATCAAAGAAGTTAAGCCTAAGGCTGTTGTGGCTCAGATTTCCCCTTTGGTAGTGGCTGATGtccaagaagaagagaaatgtcTAAAAAATGGCCAAGCGAACCATGTTCCAACCTCGTCAATTGGGGTGCTTAAAAGATGTTTCATTGAAAAACTCAACAAGGATCATTATGAAAGTGTTGCTGGGTGTCAGGTCTTGCAAGAGATTTTTGGGGTTGGATTTTATGGCCACTTCTTGTCTGCAAAGAGAGCTGCAGAGGTTATAGGTTCACATTTTATGTTACTGGAGTCACCATACGACAATAATAAAGATGCCCATACTGAAGCATCTCTAGACCACAACAAAGATGGAAGTAGAAGCTTGGGATTGTGCATTCAACCAAGCAACTTGCTACCTGCAAAAGTTACTTCAACAGCATATGCTAATTCTAAAAGATTCTGCTTAGAGAATACAATTAAGTCACAGGTGGCTAAGATGGTGACTCCATTTCCTGATTTAGCAATCTCAATAGGAGGTCAACCTAGCCATAACTTTGAAGAAGGATCAGAAAATTATCCGCCAAAGTTAGACTACAAAGTGCCTGCATTTGCACAGTCTTTCTACCCTTTGTTTGCAGATCTACATGACATATTCATCGACCTCCCATCTGTTGGAAAAGCTATGGTTTCTGTACAGATAATGCTTGCTGATATTAATGAGGGAAGGCCAGTTGATACTAAAACCTTATCAAATGTATACAGCTTCAGAATTGCAGTTGAGGGCTTAAGGATAGCGTTAAATGATGCCGCACGATGTCCAATGGAAAGAAGAGAGAAAGTCCATCCTAATGAATTGGATTTTTTTGATCTCTCATTGGAAGAGAAATCCCATGTTCTTTTTGCACACGCTTTGAGGAACCAGGCAAGAAAGTTTGGAACTGTGGTGGCTATAGTAGATACACGTTGCTTGGCTGGTCTGCGTAAGCACTGGCAGACACCTGTGCCTCCCAAGGTGGTAGACTCAACTGATTTATCTTGTACTGATTATTATGGTGATAATCTTGAACATGAAAAGGTGATAGAAAACATGAAAGGGAAGGGTCTTCTGGCAGATAAGCCTGTAGTGGCAGTTGGTGCTGGAGCTACAGCAGTTCTTGGTGCATCTTCATTGTCTAAAGCTGTTCCTGCATCCACATTAATTAAATTCGCCACTTATAAGGTTCCTGCTGCTTTCAAATTAGGCTTAGCACAACTGCAAAGAACAGCGACTATGAGCCTCAGTAACCTCGTGAATCCCTTTGCACAAGGACTTGCCAGTGCAGGAGCCAAATACTCCGCTATGAAGTTGACAGCATCAGCATCAAAAATTCGTGCTGTGACACACACTATGATAGCATCAGCTGAAAGAACAAGCTTGTTTGCTATGAGGACTTCATTTTATGAAATTATGAGGAACAGAGGTGTTCGACCTATTGGGTTTACTCCATTGGCTACCTTTGGTTGCAGCATGCTTGCATGCACTGGGCTTCTAGCTTATGGGGATGGGATCGAATGTGCTGCTGAGTCACTTCCATCTGTTCCAATGATTGCGTCTTTAGGTCGTGGTCTTCAAAGCTTGCATCAAGCATCCAGGGAAGCGACACAAACAAATGGAACCAAAATACAAGATGCTTTACAAACTCTGGTGCAGAACTTGAAGAAGATGTGA
- the LOC121969718 gene encoding transmembrane protein 147-like produces the protein MTLFHFLNCALLTFGPHAVYYTATPLSEYDTIGTCVKAAIVYLGTALVKLICLATFLEVSDSDSFNPYQELLKALIGFIDVAGLYFALTQLTHRNISQNHKFQAVGLGWAFADSVLHRLVPLWVGARGLEFTWEYIFQGIEANADLVLNLSLAAIGSLMWLRRNKPKTLIPIIYACAGILATMPSITSYLRRALGWQPPKLVAFELSSSLVMAIISWQLFSACHRPV, from the exons ATGACGTTGTTCCACTTCTTGAACTGTGCCCTTCTCACCTTCGGCCCTCACGCCGTCTACTACACCGCTACTCCTCT ATCTGAGTATGATACAATTGGAACTTGTGTCAAAGCTGCTATAGTTTATCTAGGAACTGCTTTAGTAAAG CTTATATGCCTGGCAACATTTCTTGAAGTATCTGACAGTGACAGCTTCAATCCCTATCAG GAATTACTCAAGGCACTAATTGGGTTTATAGACGTAGCTGGACTTTATTTTGCATTGACACAGCTGACTCACAGAAACATTTCTCAAAATCATAAGTTCCAGGCTGTTGGTCTTG GTTGGGCTTTTGCAGATTCCGTTTTGCACCGATTGGTACCTCTCTGGGTGGGAGCTAGAGGATTAGAGTTCACATGGGAGTATATATTTCAAGGCATTGAAGCAAATGCAGATCTG GTACTAAATCTCTCTCTCGCAGCAATTGGGTCGTTGATGTGGCTCAGGAGGAACAAGCCCAAAACCTTGATACCAATCATTTATGCGTGTGCTGGTATTCTTGCAACAATGCCATCTATCACAAG CTATCTAAGAAGGGCTCTAGGGTGGCAACCTCCAAAGCTAGTGGCTTTTGAATTGAGTTCTTCATTGGTGATGGCCATCATCAGCTGGCAGCTTTTTTCTGCTTGCCATAGACCAGTATAA